A DNA window from Nerophis lumbriciformis linkage group LG03, RoL_Nlum_v2.1, whole genome shotgun sequence contains the following coding sequences:
- the ddit3 gene encoding DNA damage-inducible transcript 3 protein, producing the protein MTAEWLHLPPPYPPGAEPLCGADLEAWYEDLQDILGSDTGGPKLARAPSCGEKEPEFLDVLESCSLTWLTDGGQTWGEGVQRATEHIHDPQPLHHTSSSSSSSSCLTPAEERKAETRSGDGDLLPPEFFELLSDGGVGMVDSSGAVISSGYYYHHHQANSAYPASPSASEEESPCVPDSPSCSSSSASESPSQRCSSPSSLVSSPSIYSPSRLGKRKRSAGNDDAPLSPGGSAQRTSSSYLSAKKSRKEREQENERKVQELTEQNERLKAEIERLGEEVQRTRRALIERLVNTRK; encoded by the exons ATGACTGCCGAGTGGCTCCACCTGCCCCCACCGTACCCCCCCGGCGCGGAGCCGCTGTGTGGTGCAGACTTGGAGGCGTGGTATGAGGACCTGCAGGATATTCTGGGCTCGGACACGGGAGGGCCCAAGCTGGCACGCGCCCCCTCGTGCGGCGAG AAGGAACCCGAGTTCTTGGATGTTCTGGAGAGTTGCTCACTCACGTGGTTGACGGACGGAGGTCAGACGTGGGGCGAGGGCGTCCAGAGGGCGACGGAGCACATCCACGACCCTCAGCCTCTGCATCACACCtcgtcttcctcttcctcctcgtcCTGCTTGACTCCGGCAGAAGAGCGGAAGGCGGAGACGAGGAGCGGCGACGGTGACCTGCTGCCCCCCGAGTTCTTCGAGTTGCTGAGCGATGGAGGAGTAGGGATGGTAGATTCAAGCGGGGCAGTGATTAGCAGCGGTTATTATTACCATCATCACCAGGCTAACAGTGCGTACCCAGCGTCTCCATCCGCCAGCGAGGAAGAGTCGCCCTGCGTTCCAGATTCTCCATCCTGCTCCTCCTCGTCCGCCTCGGAGTCGCCTTCCCAGCGCTGCTCGTCCCCGTCGTCGCTCGTCTCGTCCCCGTCCATCTACTCGCCCTCGCGCCTAGGCAAGCGCAAGAGGAGCGCCGGCAACGACGACGCCCCGTTGTCTCCGGGCGGCTCGGCGCAGCGTACGTCCTCGTCATACTTGTCCGCCAAGAAGAGTCGCAAAGAGAGGGAGCAAGAGAACGAGAGGAAAGTGCAGGAGCTGACCGAGCAGAACGAGCGTCTGAAGGCCGAGATCGAGAG